One bacterium DNA segment encodes these proteins:
- a CDS encoding Gfo/Idh/MocA family oxidoreductase encodes MPIRWGVLGVAGIAVRTVIPAIQSARGAELVAIASRTAARAAEAAERLRVRPHASYEALLADSEVDAVYIPLPNALHREWTVRSAEAGKHVLCEKPLALTALEAREMIAACRAHGVRLMEAFMYRFHPRTARVAEMAASGALGELRLVRAAFTFPVREPQTNIRFRPELGGGALYDVGCYGINVSRMLLGQPAEVFAWGEIGRAGVDEAAVALLRFDTHRTAVVDCGLRIVRREEVEIVGTDGRLFVSKAFLPGTAEAEFQHFHGAEQVRIAVPGANQTQRMVEAFVDAVRTGAPVPYPPEDAVLNLAVIEALLRSLRSGRPEPVTHQGRGGTGGSGV; translated from the coding sequence ATGCCGATCCGATGGGGCGTGTTGGGCGTCGCCGGCATCGCCGTCAGGACCGTCATCCCGGCGATCCAGAGCGCTCGCGGCGCCGAGCTCGTGGCGATTGCGAGTCGAACGGCGGCCCGCGCCGCCGAGGCCGCGGAGCGCCTCCGCGTGCGCCCGCACGCGTCGTACGAGGCGCTCCTCGCCGACTCCGAGGTCGACGCGGTCTACATACCGCTGCCCAACGCGCTGCACCGGGAGTGGACGGTTCGCAGCGCCGAGGCCGGCAAGCACGTCTTGTGCGAAAAGCCGCTCGCGCTTACCGCGCTCGAGGCCCGCGAGATGATCGCGGCCTGCCGGGCGCACGGCGTCCGGCTCATGGAAGCGTTCATGTACCGGTTTCACCCGCGGACCGCCCGCGTCGCCGAGATGGCCGCGTCCGGCGCCCTTGGCGAGTTGCGGCTCGTCCGCGCCGCGTTTACCTTTCCCGTACGCGAACCGCAGACGAACATTCGCTTCAGACCGGAACTCGGCGGGGGCGCTCTGTACGACGTCGGGTGCTACGGCATCAACGTCAGCCGGATGCTGCTCGGGCAGCCCGCCGAAGTCTTCGCCTGGGGGGAAATCGGCCGCGCGGGTGTCGACGAGGCGGCTGTCGCGCTCCTGCGGTTCGACACCCATCGCACCGCGGTCGTCGATTGCGGCCTGCGCATCGTACGGCGGGAAGAGGTCGAGATCGTCGGGACCGACGGCCGTCTCTTCGTCTCGAAGGCGTTCCTGCCGGGAACCGCCGAGGCGGAGTTTCAGCATTTTCACGGCGCGGAGCAGGTTCGAATCGCCGTCCCGGGCGCCAATCAGACGCAACGAATGGTTGAGGCGTTCGTCGACGCCGTTCGCACGGGCGCGCCGGTCCCCTACCCGCCGGAGGACGCCGTGTTGAATCTGGCGGTTATCGAGGCCCTTCTGCGTTCGCTGCGCAGCGGCCGGCCTGAGCCCGTAACTCACCAGGGAAGGGGCGGCACCGGCGGTTCGGGCGTGTAA
- a CDS encoding amidohydrolase family protein produces MTTINRCRIIPMDGPVIEEGAIRIEGTTIKAVLPQPVAAGGPGMLDAAGLTAIPGMGQMHGHFTGYMHTMDTAPVNAQPHTLKAIQAAAFARNALNAGITMWRDVGGHAHIDLHLKKAINLGLVPGPRMQAAGRWLGAPGGHGTGLIEEISGVGALRQAAREQIDAGADGIKLVASGGVMQASENPFGMEFGEDEIRGAVEEAHNAGKWIAVHSHPAAVTRVALKAGVETIEHATEMPDDVIELLLERGAYIVPTFAAYWKLSREGREIGLDDGLVELANRVWDRKMEYFMRAAGAGVKYATGTDTGAPRVFHHELALELELMVQVGLTPEQALRAATIACADILGWSDQLGTLTPGKEADVVLLEGNPLRNISAARQVRHVFKAGVHYTPEPPVPPLPW; encoded by the coding sequence ATGACCACGATCAACCGCTGCCGCATCATCCCGATGGATGGGCCGGTCATCGAGGAAGGCGCCATCCGGATCGAAGGCACGACCATCAAAGCGGTCCTCCCACAGCCGGTCGCGGCCGGCGGCCCGGGCATGCTGGACGCGGCCGGCCTCACCGCGATCCCCGGGATGGGGCAGATGCACGGCCATTTCACCGGCTACATGCACACGATGGACACGGCGCCGGTGAACGCGCAACCGCACACGCTCAAGGCCATCCAGGCCGCCGCGTTCGCCCGGAACGCGCTCAACGCCGGGATCACGATGTGGCGCGACGTCGGCGGCCACGCCCACATCGATCTGCACCTCAAGAAGGCCATCAACCTGGGCCTGGTCCCCGGGCCGAGGATGCAGGCCGCGGGGCGCTGGCTCGGCGCGCCCGGCGGCCACGGCACAGGCCTGATCGAAGAGATCTCGGGCGTCGGCGCGCTGCGGCAGGCGGCGCGCGAGCAGATCGACGCCGGCGCCGACGGCATCAAACTCGTCGCGAGCGGCGGCGTCATGCAGGCTTCTGAGAACCCCTTCGGCATGGAGTTCGGCGAGGACGAGATCCGCGGCGCCGTCGAGGAGGCGCACAACGCCGGCAAATGGATCGCCGTGCACTCGCACCCGGCCGCGGTGACCCGCGTCGCGCTCAAGGCCGGCGTGGAGACGATCGAGCACGCGACCGAAATGCCGGACGACGTGATCGAACTGCTGCTCGAACGCGGCGCCTACATCGTGCCGACGTTCGCGGCGTATTGGAAGCTGTCGCGGGAGGGGCGCGAAATCGGCCTCGACGACGGCCTCGTCGAGCTCGCGAACCGTGTCTGGGACCGCAAGATGGAGTATTTCATGCGCGCCGCCGGGGCGGGCGTGAAGTACGCTACGGGAACCGATACGGGCGCGCCCCGCGTCTTCCACCACGAACTGGCGCTGGAGCTCGAGCTGATGGTCCAGGTCGGGCTGACGCCCGAGCAGGCGCTGCGGGCGGCCACAATCGCCTGCGCGGATATCCTAGGCTGGTCCGACCAACTCGGCACCCTGACGCCCGGCAAGGAGGCCGACGTCGTTCTGCTCGAGGGCAATCCGCTCCGGAACATCAGCGCGGCGCGGCAGGTACGCCACGTGTTCAAAGCCGGCGTCCATTACACGCCCGAACCGCCGGTGCCGCCCCTTCCCTGGTGA
- a CDS encoding ABC transporter permease, translated as MASVGAAASAPARRPPWWPVWRAATRDPGAWVGAAVFACVLLLAALAPRLAPMDPEAQDIVHRLLPPMSAAAGHHFWLGTDQLGRDLVSRIIFGSRISLVVSLSAVAVSALAGTAIGVSSGYAGRGWDDLLMRITDVQLAFPSILLSLAIVAVLGAGVRNLIAVLALSGWVGYARVTRSRVLGIRRQEYIDAARTMGARDARIILRHVVPNVVPSVLTIASFSLGGMITAEAALTFLGLGIPSNIPSWGGMLTDGAQYLSVAWWLATFPGAAIMLTVLATNLIGDWLRDALDPRAESGAVR; from the coding sequence ATGGCGTCCGTGGGCGCGGCCGCCTCCGCACCGGCCCGGCGCCCGCCCTGGTGGCCGGTATGGCGCGCCGCAACGCGGGATCCGGGCGCCTGGGTGGGCGCCGCGGTGTTTGCGTGCGTCCTCTTGCTCGCGGCGCTGGCGCCGCGTCTCGCGCCGATGGATCCGGAGGCCCAAGACATCGTCCACCGGCTCCTGCCGCCGATGTCGGCCGCCGCGGGACATCACTTCTGGCTCGGCACCGACCAGCTGGGCCGCGACTTGGTGAGCCGGATCATCTTCGGGTCGCGCATCTCGCTCGTCGTGAGCCTGAGCGCGGTGGCCGTCTCGGCGCTGGCCGGCACGGCGATCGGTGTGTCGAGCGGCTACGCCGGCCGAGGCTGGGACGATCTGCTGATGCGCATCACGGACGTCCAGCTCGCGTTTCCCTCGATTCTGTTGAGCCTCGCGATCGTCGCGGTGCTCGGCGCCGGCGTGCGCAACCTCATCGCGGTGCTCGCGCTGTCCGGCTGGGTGGGATACGCCCGGGTCACGCGGAGCCGCGTCCTCGGAATCCGGCGGCAAGAGTACATCGACGCGGCACGGACCATGGGCGCTCGCGACGCACGGATCATCCTCCGGCACGTCGTCCCGAATGTGGTGCCGTCCGTCCTCACGATCGCGAGCTTCTCGCTCGGCGGCATGATCACGGCGGAGGCCGCGCTCACGTTCCTCGGGCTCGGCATCCCGTCCAACATCCCGAGTTGGGGCGGGATGTTGACCGACGGCGCCCAGTATCTGTCCGTCGCCTGGTGGCTCGCCACGTTCCCGGGAGCCGCGATCATGCTCACGGTGCTGGCAACGAATCTCATCGGCGACTGGCTCCGCGACGCGCTGGATCCGCGCGCGGAGTCCGGCGCCGTCCGCTGA